In Dyadobacter sp. NIV53, a single window of DNA contains:
- a CDS encoding serine hydrolase, with the protein MSGIFPASIWKTILFFFLFSSKLVFAQLLPDMSAESAGMSTTRLQRIDKVLQEYVDQKQVAGVVAIVVRNGKIVYYKGLGADDWDVKSHLKKDAIFRIASQTKAITSTAAMILFEEGKFLLDDPISKYIPSFKNPQIIDKFNEADSSYTTKPAKHEITIRQLLTHTSGISYAVIGSKEATAIYAKNDIPSGIGTPKYKLADVITRLGKLPLVHEPGEKFTYGLNSDVLGYLVEVLSGKSLDSFLKERIFEPLGMKDTYFYLPENKKSRLARLYTEDPEGNTIKAESRPDFNIDYPTENGSFYAGGAGLTSTAYDYAIFLQSFLNGGEFNGKRILSPAVVHLMTQNQIGDLDIGKNKFGLGFSVTTEKGAARIPVSVGTFDWGGIFGTTYWADPKDNIVALLMTQKYPNNTWGEMQDKFKVLVYQAVIK; encoded by the coding sequence ATGTCCGGAATTTTTCCTGCTTCCATTTGGAAGACCATTTTGTTCTTCTTTCTTTTTTCTTCAAAATTAGTTTTCGCACAGCTCCTGCCGGACATGTCTGCTGAAAGTGCAGGAATGAGTACCACCCGGCTTCAACGGATTGACAAAGTATTGCAGGAATATGTAGATCAGAAACAGGTAGCGGGAGTAGTTGCCATTGTGGTCAGGAATGGGAAAATCGTATATTATAAGGGATTAGGTGCAGACGACTGGGATGTAAAATCTCATTTGAAAAAGGATGCCATTTTCCGTATAGCGTCCCAGACAAAAGCCATTACAAGTACGGCTGCTATGATCCTGTTTGAGGAAGGGAAATTTCTTTTGGATGATCCGATATCCAAATATATCCCATCTTTTAAAAATCCACAGATCATCGACAAGTTCAATGAGGCAGATTCCAGCTATACGACCAAACCCGCCAAACATGAAATCACTATTCGTCAGTTGCTCACCCATACATCGGGGATCAGTTACGCCGTAATTGGTTCAAAGGAAGCGACTGCTATTTATGCCAAAAATGATATTCCAAGTGGTATTGGTACGCCAAAATACAAGCTGGCTGATGTGATAACAAGGCTGGGGAAATTGCCGCTGGTACATGAGCCGGGAGAAAAATTTACATATGGGCTGAATTCTGATGTCCTCGGATATCTGGTGGAAGTGTTATCAGGAAAATCACTCGACAGCTTTTTAAAAGAACGTATTTTTGAGCCGCTGGGAATGAAAGATACTTATTTTTACCTGCCCGAAAATAAGAAAAGCCGCCTCGCCAGGCTCTACACGGAAGATCCGGAAGGAAACACGATCAAAGCAGAAAGCAGGCCTGATTTCAATATTGATTATCCCACCGAAAACGGCTCATTTTATGCAGGTGGCGCAGGACTAACTTCTACTGCTTATGACTATGCCATATTCCTGCAATCGTTCCTGAATGGGGGAGAATTCAATGGAAAACGCATTTTGAGCCCGGCTGTGGTACATTTAATGACGCAAAATCAAATTGGTGACCTGGACATTGGCAAAAACAAATTTGGCCTTGGGTTTTCTGTCACCACCGAAAAAGGAGCAGCACGCATCCCCGTTTCAGTAGGTACATTTGACTGGGGTGGTATTTTCGGAACTACGTATTGGGCAGATCCCAAAGACAATATTGTTGCCCTGCTTATGACCCAAAAATATCCAAATAATACTTGGGGAGAAATGCAGGACAAGTTTAAAGTGCTGGTTTATCAGGCTGTTATAAAGTAA
- a CDS encoding META domain-containing protein: MKNVLFYSLLLYVSTMSACKTTKQKTAGPESTALTGTYWRLTEINGKPIGPTPADKREIHIKLNKEASTMEGFAGCNGIGGNFEVKEGSRISFTKVIGTMMACPDLDTENSLLEILRSVDNYNLVDKQLVLNRARMAPLARFEAVDFK; this comes from the coding sequence ATGAAAAATGTACTATTTTATTCTCTTTTGCTTTATGTATCAACGATGAGTGCCTGTAAAACAACAAAACAAAAAACTGCCGGGCCGGAAAGTACAGCACTAACCGGAACTTACTGGCGTTTGACGGAAATAAATGGTAAACCTATAGGGCCAACTCCTGCTGACAAACGTGAAATCCATATCAAGCTTAACAAGGAAGCCAGCACAATGGAAGGATTTGCTGGCTGCAATGGCATTGGTGGTAATTTTGAGGTAAAAGAAGGCAGCAGGATCAGCTTTACGAAAGTAATTGGTACGATGATGGCATGTCCGGATTTAGACACAGAAAACAGTCTTTTGGAAATTCTAAGATCTGTTGATAATTATAATCTGGTTGACAAACAACTGGTGTTAAACCGCGCAAGAATGGCCCCGCTGGCCAGGTTCGAAGCCGTTGATTTTAAATAA
- a CDS encoding FAD-dependent oxidoreductase: MRHIFRLIAIVLFTFPVWSCSGDKKEENSNTKDSYTADVIIYGGTSAAITAAVQVIKEGKTVIVVSPDKHLGGLSSGGLGFTDTGNKSVIGGLAREFYHRVYLHYDKPEAWQWQKKEEYGNKGQGTPAMDGADRTMWIFEPHVAEQVFEDFVKENNIKIYRNEWLDRTKGLTKKEGKILSIKTLSGKTFTGKMFIDATYEGDLMAAANVKYHVGREANSVYKEEWNGIQAGVFQHGHYFKKNVSPYKKEGDPNSGLLPYITDEKIGKNGDGDHKIQAYCFRMCLSANPDNRIAFAKPDGYDPARYELLARVYKAGWTETFDKYDPIPNKKTDTNNHGPFSTDYIGMNYDYPDASYERRKEIIKEHELYQKGLMYYLSNDPHVPADVRTEMKQWGLPKDEFKDNGGWPHQIYVREARRMIGQEVMTENETLGKKAVSQSIGMGSYSLDAHNAQRYVKADGFVQNEGDIGVHPKTPYRISYASIIPKKEDCVNLLVPVCLSGSHIAYGSIRMEPVFMILGQSAASAAIQAINRNVSVQEVDYAKLKERLLKDKQRLEL, translated from the coding sequence ATGAGACATATTTTTCGGTTGATCGCGATTGTCCTTTTTACATTTCCAGTTTGGTCATGCTCCGGCGATAAAAAAGAAGAAAACAGCAATACCAAGGATTCTTATACGGCTGACGTCATCATTTACGGAGGAACTTCCGCTGCAATTACTGCTGCTGTACAGGTCATAAAGGAAGGAAAAACGGTGATCGTTGTTTCTCCGGATAAACATTTGGGAGGTTTATCTTCCGGCGGGCTGGGATTTACGGATACAGGAAACAAATCAGTGATCGGTGGCCTGGCCAGAGAGTTTTACCATCGCGTGTATCTGCATTACGACAAACCAGAGGCATGGCAATGGCAGAAAAAAGAAGAATATGGCAACAAAGGCCAGGGAACACCAGCCATGGACGGAGCGGACAGAACAATGTGGATTTTTGAGCCGCATGTGGCAGAACAGGTTTTTGAAGATTTTGTGAAAGAAAATAATATTAAAATTTACCGTAACGAATGGCTTGACCGAACCAAAGGTTTAACTAAAAAGGAAGGAAAAATTCTTTCCATAAAAACCCTCTCCGGAAAAACTTTTACTGGCAAAATGTTCATCGACGCAACTTATGAGGGTGATCTGATGGCAGCTGCCAATGTGAAATACCACGTCGGAAGGGAAGCCAACAGTGTTTATAAGGAAGAATGGAACGGTATTCAGGCGGGTGTGTTTCAGCACGGGCATTATTTTAAGAAAAACGTCAGTCCGTACAAAAAGGAAGGTGATCCGAATAGCGGATTATTGCCATATATAACAGATGAAAAAATAGGTAAAAACGGTGATGGAGATCATAAAATCCAGGCTTATTGTTTTCGTATGTGTTTGTCGGCTAACCCTGACAACCGCATTGCTTTTGCCAAACCCGATGGATACGATCCGGCCAGATATGAGTTGCTGGCGCGGGTGTACAAAGCCGGATGGACAGAAACTTTCGATAAATACGATCCGATCCCAAACAAAAAAACGGATACCAACAACCACGGCCCGTTTAGCACCGATTATATTGGTATGAACTACGATTATCCGGATGCCAGTTATGAAAGAAGAAAGGAAATAATCAAAGAACATGAATTATATCAGAAAGGCCTGATGTATTATCTTTCCAATGATCCGCATGTACCGGCCGATGTAAGAACAGAAATGAAACAGTGGGGTTTGCCGAAAGATGAATTTAAGGATAATGGTGGCTGGCCACATCAGATTTATGTAAGGGAAGCACGCCGGATGATTGGCCAGGAAGTGATGACTGAAAATGAAACACTGGGTAAAAAAGCAGTTTCTCAATCTATCGGGATGGGTTCGTACTCATTGGATGCACACAATGCACAGCGTTATGTAAAGGCAGATGGTTTTGTACAAAACGAAGGTGACATAGGCGTCCATCCCAAAACACCCTACCGCATTTCTTACGCTTCCATTATTCCGAAAAAAGAAGACTGTGTAAATCTGCTGGTACCCGTTTGTTTGTCCGGATCTCATATTGCCTATGGCTCCATCCGCATGGAACCGGTTTTTATGATACTAGGACAAAGTGCTGCTTCGGCAGCAATACAGGCAATAAACAGGAATGTTTCTGTACAGGAAGTGGATTATGCCAAACTAAAAGAGCGTTTACTAAAAGACAAACAACGGCTGGAATTGTAG
- a CDS encoding alpha/beta fold hydrolase, with protein MKQIALLIILFFTFLSVQGQSLYIKTFGDKNNPAVIFLHGGPRGNSVQFEATTARKLAENFYVIVYDRRGEGRSADENAKLTYQEAFDDLNDIYKTYKIKKANLIGFSFGGLPTIQFAEKYDEKVNSIVLVSALVSQQETYNHIFDSVKKTYTEKGDTAKLRKVAIIENLDKNSAEYRGECFALASENGYFKVNDPSEEAAKIYEEYKNSALYKMDIRNNKAPEIFYKNEKRSNIDLYPVLIKLRKKNVPIYALYGKLDGIFSSAQMNKMKAITGSKNFGLLDNCSHYLYADQQQTFLNSIENWLK; from the coding sequence GTGAAACAAATTGCATTGCTCATTATTCTATTTTTTACTTTTTTGTCGGTTCAAGGGCAATCATTGTACATTAAAACCTTCGGGGATAAAAATAATCCGGCAGTGATATTTCTTCACGGTGGCCCAAGAGGAAATTCAGTGCAATTTGAGGCAACCACTGCCAGAAAGCTCGCGGAAAATTTTTATGTGATTGTATATGACCGCAGAGGAGAGGGGAGATCTGCCGACGAAAATGCAAAACTGACTTATCAGGAAGCTTTTGACGATTTAAATGATATTTATAAAACTTACAAAATCAAAAAAGCAAACCTGATCGGTTTTAGTTTCGGAGGTTTACCGACTATTCAATTCGCTGAAAAGTATGACGAAAAAGTAAACTCCATTGTGCTGGTCAGTGCACTGGTTTCTCAACAGGAAACCTATAACCACATTTTTGATTCAGTAAAGAAAACTTACACAGAAAAAGGAGATACAGCCAAACTAAGGAAGGTAGCCATTATAGAAAATCTTGACAAGAATTCTGCGGAATACCGTGGTGAATGTTTTGCACTGGCCTCGGAAAACGGATATTTTAAAGTTAACGATCCAAGTGAGGAAGCTGCAAAAATATACGAAGAATATAAAAACAGCGCGCTGTACAAAATGGATATCAGGAATAATAAGGCACCGGAAATTTTCTACAAAAATGAAAAACGATCCAATATTGACCTGTATCCTGTTTTGATAAAATTAAGAAAAAAGAACGTACCCATTTATGCTTTGTACGGCAAACTGGACGGGATTTTCTCTTCTGCACAAATGAATAAAATGAAAGCAATAACGGGCAGTAAAAATTTCGGGTTACTGGATAATTGCTCTCATTATCTATATGCAGACCAGCAGCAGACATTTTTAAACAGTATTGAAAATTGGCTTAAATGA
- a CDS encoding polysaccharide deacetylase family protein — protein MNKNLSIFTSLCFLFLGTMGALAQNKTFKWPDGKKIALSLSFDDARGSQATTGIPFLNQYDVKGTFYLVPAAAEKQLEGWKKAVSSGQEIGNHSVNHPCSGNFTWARPNALEGYTLEKMKAELIEANNRIYQLLGVKPEVFAYPCGGTFVGRGVNTKSYIPVVAELFLTGRGWLDEGPNDPEFGDFAQLTGMEMDGKDFEQILPLIEQTRANGQWLVLAGHEMGESGGQTTRLSMLKKLIEYAKDPANGIWLAPVGTVAKYIQSVKNETKEAVVNKPEMVHADADGAFSLSAKSANGIGPKIKFMPEWNAFGWFTAEDRIEWDVEISREGTYNVMMDWSVADDEAGKPFVLETGTSAVIGKVEKSGSWETFKTKQIGQLKLGPGKHKMTFRPASNFKTGALLDLREIKLVPVRQ, from the coding sequence ATGAATAAAAACCTTTCAATTTTCACCTCTTTGTGCTTTTTATTCCTTGGCACTATGGGAGCATTAGCACAAAACAAAACTTTCAAATGGCCGGATGGAAAGAAAATAGCACTCAGCCTTTCGTTTGACGACGCGCGGGGAAGTCAGGCTACGACAGGCATTCCATTTCTGAATCAGTATGATGTGAAAGGTACGTTCTATCTCGTGCCGGCAGCAGCGGAAAAGCAACTGGAAGGCTGGAAAAAAGCGGTTTCCAGCGGACAGGAAATTGGCAATCATTCGGTTAACCATCCATGTTCGGGAAATTTTACCTGGGCAAGGCCCAATGCACTTGAAGGTTACACACTTGAAAAAATGAAAGCCGAACTTATAGAAGCCAATAACCGTATCTATCAGCTGCTGGGTGTAAAACCGGAAGTATTCGCTTATCCCTGCGGAGGTACTTTTGTGGGCAGGGGTGTAAACACAAAAAGTTATATTCCGGTTGTTGCCGAACTATTCCTGACCGGCCGTGGCTGGCTTGATGAAGGCCCAAACGATCCCGAATTTGGTGATTTTGCCCAGCTTACCGGAATGGAAATGGATGGAAAGGACTTTGAACAAATACTTCCTTTAATTGAACAAACGCGGGCAAACGGGCAATGGCTCGTACTGGCAGGACATGAAATGGGTGAAAGCGGCGGACAGACAACCCGATTGTCCATGCTAAAAAAACTTATTGAATATGCCAAAGATCCTGCCAACGGAATCTGGCTCGCGCCGGTTGGGACGGTTGCAAAGTACATTCAATCTGTAAAAAATGAAACGAAAGAAGCGGTTGTCAACAAACCGGAAATGGTTCATGCAGACGCTGACGGTGCTTTTTCGCTTTCGGCAAAATCAGCCAATGGCATTGGCCCAAAGATCAAATTCATGCCGGAATGGAATGCGTTCGGCTGGTTTACTGCGGAAGACCGGATTGAATGGGATGTTGAGATAAGCAGGGAAGGCACTTACAACGTAATGATGGATTGGTCCGTTGCTGACGATGAAGCTGGTAAACCTTTTGTCCTGGAAACGGGAACTTCGGCTGTGATAGGAAAAGTAGAAAAAAGTGGTTCCTGGGAAACATTTAAAACGAAGCAAATCGGGCAATTAAAACTTGGCCCCGGAAAGCATAAAATGACATTTCGTCCCGCTTCTAATTTTAAAACAGGGGCATTGCTGGATTTAAGAGAAATTAAACTGGTTCCGGTAAGACAATAA